A genomic window from Punica granatum isolate Tunisia-2019 chromosome 2, ASM765513v2, whole genome shotgun sequence includes:
- the LOC116194777 gene encoding protein TSS, producing the protein MAPKTGKAKPHKAKGEKKKKEEKVLPTVVEITVDTPDDSQVMLKGISTDRILDVRKLLAVHVETCHLTNFSLSHEVRGPRLKDSVDILSLKPCHLTIIEEEYTEELAVAHTRRLLDIVACTTSFGASSSPSPKTPGRSSPKEPGSKDRPGSSDADSAAAQGSCLEIHGKIGGEKADTAAMSMCPPPRLGQFYDFFSFSHLTPPIQYIRKSSRPFLEDKTEDDFFQIDVRVCSGKPMTIVASRKGFYPAGKRLLLSHTLVGLLQQNSRIFDAAYKALMKAFTEHNKFGNLPYGFRANTWVVPPIVADNPSTFPPLPVEDENWGGNGGGHGRDGKHDNRPWAKEFAILAAMPCKTAEERQVRDRKAFLLHSLFVDVSVFRAVSVIKSLVENSDLALRNGPISHEERVGDLIIKVTKDLADASTKLDCKNDGSRVLGLSQEELERRNLLKGITADESATVHDTSTLGVVVVRHCGFTAVVKVSSKVDWESNPIPQDIDIEDQPEGGANALNVNSLRMLLHKSISPQSSNPLQRSQSAESESLRGARSLVRRVLKESLEKLEQESSKSNNSIRWELGACWVQHLQNQASGKDDPKKPEEAKVEPAVKGLGKQGGLLKEIKKKTDNKSSKTDLGNSPTGNTGDSNEKSNTNEQDEEKEKIWREVLPEAAYLRLKESETGLHLKAPEELIDMAHKYYADTALPKLVADFGSLELSPVDGRTLTDFMHTRGLQMCSLGRVVELADNLPHVQSLCIHEMVVRAYKHILQAVVAAIDNVADLAASVASCLNVLLGTASGENSDADSIGDDELKWKWVEGFLLKRFKWGWKHESRRDLRKFAILRGLCHKVGLELVPRDYDMDSASPFRKLDIISMVPVYKHVACSSADGRTLLESSKTSLDKGKLEDAVNYGTKALSKLVSVCGPYHRMTAGAYSLLAVVLYHTGDFNQATIYQQKALDINERELGLDHPDTMKSYGDLAVFYYRLQHTELALKYVNRALHLLHLTCGPSHPNTAATYINVAMMEEGLGNVHVALRYLHEALKCNQRLLGADHIQTAASYHAIAIALSLMEAYSLSVQHEQTTLQILQAKLGSEDLRTQDAAAWLEYFESKALEQQEAARNGTPKPDASISSKGHLSVSDLLDYIAPDADMKARDAQKKARAKLKKAGQNWESIDDYQTDDIVLSPTDNNVENSSDKENKSEINLPEVSKEKQRDEPPQVEEPAIIVTEETLPDETSDEGWQEAIPKGRSPAARKSSRRPSLAKINTNFMNVPQYSSSKYRVKDGNFTSPRTASSESPSPGPKKFVKSPGYSRKLVNQTGWTEKIPNQKPAAPNPSPGTADQATPKPTTPSGNQKSAQAAGKPFSYKEVALAPPGSIVKAVADQLPKEGLPAEETPQVVQEMVVSQAEETKEPVEEEKDKPGDSTITATSDEKVEVVDIPVSEDLQPADLRSDEPAEKPTEGCLRTSTSSESTECPNGSEAIVLECPNEKEETADENQISHDVLSGDGNKLSPTGAKQDEATVKEITKKLSAAAPPFNPSTVPVFGSVPAPVPVPVPGFKEHGGILPPPVNIAPMIAVNPVRRSAHQSATARVPYGPRLSGGYNRAGNRVPRNKPFHSSGDHPGVEMNSHFSPPGIMNPHAAEFVPGQPWVPNGYPVSPNSYLASPNGMPLSPNGFPVSPNGIPSPINVTPIAPNGFVIAPVESSAVVAVETCDENIAEESSVEVGTASEVEVDKHSIEEKEIPEDVGEKPKDLTHDHDSDTTKKNDMPKNDHAEVQEKPAKCWGDYSDTEADVVEVTS; encoded by the exons ATGGCCCCTAAGACCGGAAAGGCTAAGCCGCACAAAGCCaagggagagaagaagaagaaggaagagaaag TTTTGCCAACCGTGGTCGAGATAACTGTTGATACGCCGGATGACTCTCAAGTAATGCTCAAG GGTATATCTACGGACAGGATCTTAGATGTTAGGAAGCTGTTGGCAGTCCACGTGGAGACATGTCATTTGACCAATTTCTCCTTATCTCACGAG GTCCGTGGTCCCAGGCTTAAAGACTCCGTGGACATCCTCAGTCTCAAACCCTGCCACCTCACCATCATAGAAG AGGAGTATACGGAGGAGCTTGCGGTGGCCCACACGCGGAGGCTCCTCGACATCGTCGCCTGCACCACTTCCTTCGGCGCTTCGTCCTCCCCCTCGCCCAAGACCCCGGGCCGGTCCAGCCCCAAAGAACCCGGTTCGAAGGATCGACCCGGCTCCAGCGATGCCGATTCGGCCGCGGCTCAGGGCTCCTGCTTGGAGATCCACGGGAAGATCGGCGGCGAGAAGGCGGACACGGCGGCGATGTCGATGTGCCCGCCGCCGAGGCTGGGGCAGTTTTACgacttcttctccttctctcatCTCACCCCACCCATACAAT ACATACGAAAATCTTCTCGGCCGTTTCTTGAGGACAAGACAGAGGATGATTTCTTTCAGATAGAT GTTCGAGTTTGCAGTGGGAAGCCAATGACGATTGTTGCTTCAAGAAAAGGATTCTATCCTGCCGGGAAACGGCTTCTTCTAAGCCACACTTTGGTGGGACTGTTGCAGCAGAACAGCCGGATCTTTGATGCC GCATACAAAGCGCTCATGAAAGCTTTCACAGAGCATAACAAA TTTGGGAACCTGCCATATGGCTTTCGGGCAAACACTTGGGTGGTTCCACCAATTGTTGCTGATAACCCGTCGACATTCCCGCCACTTCCTGTGGAAGATGAAAACTGGGGTGGAAATGGAGGCGGACATGGAAGAGATGGGAAGCATGATAACCGGCCATGGGCCAAAGAATTTGCAATCTTGGCTGCTATGCCCTGTAAGACCGCGGAGGAGAGACAAGTCCGTGACCGGAAGGCCTTCTTGCTCCACAGCCTTTTTGTTGATGTTTCTGTGTTCAGAGCCGTCTCTGTTATTAAGAGTCTCGTTGAGAACAGCGATCTCGCCTTGAGGAATGGTCCAATTTCGCATGAAGAAAGAGTTGGAGATTTGATTATTAAGGTGACGAAGGACTTGGCCGATGCGAGCACAAAGTTAGATTGCAAGAATGACGGAAGTCGGGTCTTGGGACTGTCTCAGGAGGAGCTTGAGAGGAGGAACTTGCTCAAGGGCATAACTGCTGATGAGAGTGCAACTGTTCAC GACACATCGACTTTAGGCGTAGTTGTAGTCAGGCACTGTGGCTTCACAGCTGTCGTCAAAGTGTCATCCAAAGTAGACTGGGAAAGTAATCCTATTCCCCAAGATATCGACATCGAAGACCAGCCAGAAGGTGGTGCAAATGCCTTAAATGTCAACAG CTTGAGGATGCTCCTGCACAAGTCGATCTCTCCTCAATCATCAAATCCCCTGCAGAGGTCACAAAGCGCAGAGTCCGAAAGTTTAAGAGGGGCAAGGTCTTTAGTACGAAGAGTTTTGAAGGAAAGTTTGGAGAAATTGGAGCAAGAGAGCTCTAAGTCCAATAATTCCATCAGGTGGGAGCTCGGAGCTTGTTGGGTTCAGCATTTGCAGAACCAAGCTTCTGGGAAGGATGATCCAAAGAAACCCGAGGAAGCGAAGGTGGAGCCCGCTGTTAAGGGCCTTGGGAAGCAGGGTGGCCTGCTAAAGGAGATCAAGAAGAAAACTGACAATAAAAGCAGCAAAACTGACCTTGGAAATTCTCCAACGGGTAATACTGGTGACAGCAATGAGAAATCAAATACTAACGAACaagatgaagagaaagagaagattTGGAGAGAGGTGCTCCCTGAGGCAGCCTATCTTCGCCTCAAAGAATCAGAAACTGGTCTCCATCTTAAG GCACCTGAGGAGTTGATTGATATGGCACACAAATATTATGCTGATACAGCACTTCCGAAACTG GTGGCAGATTTTGGCTCTCTTGAGCTTTCACCAGTTGATGGAAGGACATTGACAGATTTTATGCACACAAGGGGATTGCAAATGTGTTCGTTAGGGCGAGTG GTAGAGCTTGCAGACAACCTTCCTCATGTGCAGTCTCTCTGCATACATGAGATGGTTGTCCGGGCTTACAAGCACATCCTGCAAGCCGTTGTTGCTGCAATCGACAATGTCGCTGACCTGGCAGCCTCAGTCGCCTCATGTCTGAATGTACTGTTGGGTACTGCATCCGGTGAGAATTCCGATGCAGATAGCATTGGTGATGACGAGTTGAAATGGAAGTGGGTGGAAGGCTTCTTATTGAAGAGGTTCAAATGGGGATGGAAGCATGAAAGCCGCAGGGATCTGAGGAAGTTTGCCATTCTTCGTGGATTGTGCCACAAG GTTGGGCTTGAGCTCGTCCCCAGGGACTATGACATGGACTCTGCATCTCCATTTAGGAAATTGGACATCATAAGCATGGTTCCTGTTTATAAG CATGTTGCATGCTCTTCTGCTGACGGGCGGACCCTCCTTGAATCATCCAAGACTTCACTTGACAAGGGCAAATTGGAAGATGCTGTTAATTATGGCACTAAG GCACTGTCGAAACTTGTCTCTGTCTGCGGTCCCTACCATCGAATGACTGCAGGAGCATACAGTCTTCTTGCCGTAGTTCTCTACCACACTGGTGATTTTAACCAg GCTACTATATACCAGCAAAAAGCATTGGATATCAATGAGAGAGAGCTCGGTCTTGATCATCCCGACACGATGAAAAGCTATGGCGACCTTGCTGTTTTCTACTACCGGCTCCAGCACACTGAATTGGCTCTCAA ATACGTAAATCGAGCTCTGCATCTACTGCACTTGACCTGTGGGCCATCTCATCCAAACACTGCTGCCACCTATATTAATGTGGCCATGATGGAGGAAGGCTTAGGGAACGTTCATGTTGCCCTTAGGTATCTCCATGAGGCTCTCAAGTGCAATCAAAGACTCCTTGGAGCGGACCACATACAG ACTGCTGCTAGCTACCATGCCATTGCGATTGCATTGTCACTGATGGAGGCTTACTCCCTCAGCGTCCAGCACGAACAAACTACCCTGCAGATATTGCAGGCCAAACTTGGGTCTGAGGATCTAAGGACACAG GATGCTGCAGCTTGGCTCGAATACTTTGAATCCAAGGCTCTTGAGCAGCAAGAGGCTGCTCGAAATGGTACACCGAAGCCTGATGCCTCAATCTCCAGCAAAGGTCATTTAAG TGTCTCGGATCTTTTAGACTATATAGCGCCTGATGCAGACATGAAAGCAAGAGATGCCCAGAAGAAGGCTCGTGCAAAG CTTAAGAAGGCAGGCCAAAACTGGGAGTCCATTGATGATTATCAGACAGATGATATTGTTTTATCGCCTACTGATAATAATGTGGAAAATTCAAGTGACAAGGAAAACAAATCAGAGATTAATCTCCCCGAGGTTTCAAAAGAGAAGCAAAGAGATGAACCTCCTCAGGTAGAAGAACCAGCAATCATTGTAACTGAAGAAACCTTGCCAGATGAAACGTCTGATGAAGGGTGGCAAGAGGCGATCCCGAAAGGTCGATCTCCAGCTGCTCGGAAGTCTTCAAGGAGGCCAAGTTTGGCAAAGATAAATACGAACTTTATGAATGTGCCCCAGTATTCATCTTCAAAATACCGGGTGAAAGATGGGAATTTCACCTCTCCTAGGACGGCCTCTAGCGAATCTCCTTCACCAGGACCAAAGAAATTCGTCAAGAGCCCTGGATATAGCCGAAAGCTGGTTAACCAAACTGGGTGGACCGAGAAGATCCCAAACCAGAAGCCAGCTGCCCCTAACCCTTCTCCTGGTACTGCTGATCAGGCTACTCCAAAACCTACAACTCCGTCAGGGAACCAGAAAAGTGCTCAGGCTGCAGGGAAACCCTTTTCGTACAAGGAAGTTGCCTTGGCCCCACCTGGATCAATAGTAAAGGCGGTTGCAGACCAGCTGCCTAAGGAAGGCCTTCCAGCAGAAGAAACCCCGCAAGTGGTCCAAGAGATGGTTGTCTCTCAGGCTGAAGAGACTAAAGAACCggtggaagaagaaaaagataaaccTGGGGATTCTACTATTACGGCAACATCAGATGAGAAAGTAGAGGTCGTTGATATACCTGTATCTGAAGACCTGCAACCTGCTGATCTCAGAAGTGATGAACCAGCAGAAAAACCAACAGAAGGTTGCTTAAGGACTTCAACTAGTTCTGAAAGCACGGAATGTCCAAATGGAAGTGAAGCCATAGTGTTGGAATGTCCAAATGAGAAAGAGGAGACTGCAGACGAGAATCAAATTTCACACGATGTACTGAGCGGTGATGGTAATAAGCTCTCACCAACTGGAGCCAAGCAAGATGAGGCGACAGTAAAGGAGATAACAAAGAAATTATCTGCAGCTGCACCCCCGTTTAACCCTTCAACAGTTCCAGTTTTTGGGTCTGTTCCTGCTCCGGTTCCAGTTCCTGTTCCAGGGTTTAAGGAGCATGGTGGCATCCTTCCCCCTCCAGTAAATATCGCTCCGATGATTGCAGTGAATCCAGTCCGCAGGTCGGCACATCAGTCAGCTACGGCAAGGGTTCCCTATGGTCCAAGGCTGTCTGGTGGCTACAATAGGGCAGGCAATCGGGTTCCCCGCAACAAACCGTTCCACAGTAGTGGGGACCATCCGGGTGTAGAGATGAACAGCCACTTTAGCCCTCCAGGGATCATGAATCCACACGCAGCGGAATTCGTCCCCGGCCAACCCTGGGTTCCAAATGGGTACCCAGTATCTCCCAACAGTTACCTTGCCTCACCCAACGGGATGCCACTCTCACCAAATGGTTTTCCGGTCTCACCAAATGGTATTCCATCACCTATCAATGTAACTCCAATTGCTCCAAATGGGTTTGTGATTGCTCCAGTGGAATCATCGGCTGTTGTGGCCGTTGAAACCTGTGACGAAAACATAGCTGAAGAATCATCAGTGGAGGTGGGAACCGCGTCCGAGGTTGAGGTGGACAAACACTCAATCGAAGAGAAGGAAATCCCAGAAGACGTTGGGGAGAAGCCCAAGGACTTAACTCATGATCATGACTCTGATACCACGAAGAAGAACGACATGCCCAAGAATGATCACGCCGAAGTCCAGGAGAAACCAGCCAAGTGTTGGGGGGATTACAGTGACACTGAAGCTGATGTTGTCGAGGTTACAAGTTAA